CTTTTTCTTTACTACCTTCTTTTTAGCCTTCTTTTTGGCCTTCTTTTTGGCCACTTTCTTCACCTCCTTCCAAAACTTTAGTTCACTAAGTAACTAAACTTGCCGGATTATAACAAAACAACGCGTGTTGTCAAGCAAGTTTTGGCTTTTTTTGTAAATTTTGCCAAAAAAAATCCAAACCGGCAAAAAAAGTCTGGAAGGCAAAATCCGGGTGAAGTGTGCGCTACAGCCTCATGGTGACACCCTTTGACTTAAGGTAGCGCTTGACATCGTGAATGGAGTATTCCTTGTAGTGGAACACGGAGGCGGCCAGGGCCGCGTCTGCCTTACCAATGGTAAAGACGTCATAAAAGTGTTCCAGTCTGCCTGCGCCCCCGGAGGCAATTATGGGTATGGACGCGGCCTCTGAGATGCTGCTGGTGAGTTCGTAGTCGTAACCCTCCTTTGTGCCGTCGCAGTCCATGCTGGTCAGTAAGATTTCACCCGCCCCCCTTTTCTCGACCTCCCTGGCCCACTCTAACGCACCTACGCCTGTGGGCGTGCGGCCGCCGTTTACGTAGACCTCCCAGCCGCGCTCATTCCCCGCCCGCTTCGCGTCTATGGCCACCACAATACACTGGCTGCCGTAACGCCGGGACGATTGATTAATAAGTTCCGGGTCTTTTACTGCCGCGGTATTTATCGCAACCTTGTCCGCCCCCGCCCTGAGCAGCCTGCGGATGTCTTCCAGGTTGCGCACGCCACCACCTACCGTCAGGGGTATGAAGACCTCAGAGGCGGTCGCGGACACGACGTCTATGATGATGTCTCTTTCCTCGTGTGAGGCGGTTATGTCGAGGAAGGTTATTTCATCGGCGCCTTCCCGGTCGTAAAATTCCGCTACTTCGACGGGGTCGCCGGCGTCCCGGAGGTTAAGGAATTTCGTTCCCTTTACGACCCTGCCGCCCTTTACGTCGAGGCAGGGTATGATTCTCTTTGCTAACATTTGTTGTTAACGCGGATATGCAAAGTTATAAGAAAATGGCTGATAGCCAACTTCTTGCCGGAGCCGGTTTTCTAGCATATTTATTATGTTCCGTCGAAGAAGCTCAACGTCTTCATCGGAAACTTCGAAGCCAACAGTACTATCAAACTTTTCCCTAGGCTTGTCACTGATAACACTTAGGGTTACTCGGTATTCACCCGGCTTCCAGTAAAACATTTGATCGTTGACATACGTGTAAGCTTGCTTATATTCATCGGTATTTCGAAGTTCTTTAAAAGCAGTCTCAATTGTGGCAGTGTCTTTATACACTAAATCGTAAGCGTTTATCCAAATAGAATCAGTTTTTCGAATTATTCTTTCGAGGTACGGACGCATCATATTTTGTGTATCTTTATCATAAAATACGAGAACATAGCGGTAAGGCTGATCTATTTTACATAGAAAGCTTGCCGGTAGGATATATATTTAACTTTCCGACTTTCCGGCGATTCCAAAGAGAAAAAATCCAGGGTTGTATCAAAGCCAGTATGGCAACAATTGCGATAACGACATCAGGATTTGATAACTTGTTTACTTCCATCGATAATCTACTTTGCTAATGAGTTAATAGCTTACTCTAAGAAAAAAAGCTTTCTTATGATACACATTTTAACTTGGTAAAGAAGTACTTATTCAAATTTATGCCTAAAAATCCTTTTCCGGGCTGGACGCCTTTGCGTAGAGTTTTTTGGGGATTCTTCCGGCAAGGTATGCGAGCCGGCCCGATTCGCAGGCGTGCCTCATGGCCCTGGCCATCTTCACAGGGTCCTTTGCATGGGCTATGCCCGTATTGAGAAGCACACCCTCGCATCCGAGTTCCATGGCTATAGCGACGTCGGAGGCGGTGCCCACACCAGCGTCTACTATGATGGGCACCTTTGCGTTCTCGAGGATGATGCGGATATTGTTTTTATTCAATATGCCCTGGCCGGAGCCGATGGGGGCGCCGGCGGGCATCACACTTGTGACCCCCACGTCCTCGAGTTTTTTTGCGATGACCGGGTCGTCTGTGGTGTATACCAGCACGGTAAAACCGTCTTTGACCAGTCGCCTCGCGGCCTCCAGGGTGCCGACCGGGTCAGGCAAAAGAGTCCTTTCATCCGCCAGCACTTCCAGCTTTACCATCTCGGAGATACCCGTCTCCCTGGCCAGATGGGCCGTGCGGACGGCCTCGTCTGCGTTGTAGCAGCCAGCCGTGTTGGGCAGGATCGTGTACCGGTTGGTATCTATGTAATCGAGGAGTGACTCTTTGGGACGGTCTTTAAGCTTGAGCCGTCTTATCGCGACGGTGACCACCTCTGCGCCGCTTACCTCCAGGGCCTCGCGCATCACCTCCATCGAGGGATACTTGCCCGTGCCCACAAAGAGCCTTGAGGTGAACTCGTATTTTCCCAGGCGAAGCGTGTCTTCCTGCGCCTCTTTAGCGGGGGTCTTTCCCATGATATAAAAACTACCTGCTAGCCTCCACCCACAAACGTTACTATCTCAAGGGAGTCGTCTTCTTTTAAGGGTTGTTCCTTTAGCTTGCCGCTGGGAAGGACCTTGCGATTCAGCTCCACGGCTACAGGGCGCTCACCGATGCCCAGTGAGTCCAATAGTTCCTGCACCGTCATGCCGTCCGGATGTGTCTCGGTCTCGCCGTTTATTATGAGACGCATATTTCTTACCTACCTGCCTGCCTGGGTACTTATCCCTGCTTTTTGGCCCTTACATACTGGTCAATGGCCTTTGCCGCGTCCTTGCCCGCGCCCATCGCGAGGATTACGGTGGCGGCGCCGGTAACTATGTCTCCCCCCGCGAAGACCCCTTTCTTGGTGGTCTCGCCGGTTTCATCATTCACCACGATGGTGCCTTTTGCCGTTACCTCCATGCCGGTGGTGGTCATGGGAACAAGCGGGTTCGGGCGCGTTCCAAGCGCCATTATCACACAGTCAACGTCCAGTACAAACTCTGAGCCCTTTATCGGCACGGGTCTCCTGCGTCCCGAGTCATCCGGCTCTCCAAGCTCCATCTTTAGACATTCTATGGCCTTCACCCAGCCTTTATCGTCTCCCAGTATCTTGACCGGATTGGTTAAAAGCATGAACTTGATGCCCTCTTCCTCTCCGTGTTTAATTTCTTCTATACGGGCCGGCATCTCGTCTCTGGAGCGGCGGTACACGATGTATACCTCCTCGGTGCCCGGCATCCTCAGGGACGTTCGCGCGGAGTCCATTGCCACGTTGCCCCCGCCTACCACTGCGATACGCTTTCTCTTCAACAGCGGCGTGGCGTAATTCGGGTCATATGCCTTCATGAGATTGGCCCTGGTCAGGTACTCGTTAGCCGAGTACACGCCGCAGAGGTTCTCGCCGGGGATACCCATAAACATGGGCAGCCCCGCACCCACCGCCACGAACACGGCATCAAAACCATCGTTCAGGAGTTCGTCTACCGTCTCCAACTTCCCGATGACGATGTCCAGCTCTATCTTGATGCCCAGCTTTTTCAGATAATCCACCTCAGCGCCCACAATCGCCTTGGGCAGCCTGAATTCGGGGATACCGTAGAGGAGCACCCCGCCGGCTTTATGGAGGGCCTCAAACACCACTGCCTCGTGGCCCATCTTGACCAGTTCCCCGGCGGCTGAAAGCCCCGCAGGGCCGGAGCCCACGATGGCCACCTTATACCCGGTGGGTGGTTGTTTCTCCGGTATCTCCACCTCTCCCTGCTCCCTTTCGGCGTCCGCCGCGAAGCGTTCCAGGTTGCCGATCCCGACGGACGTCCACTTCTTGGCTACGATGCAGACCTTTTCGCACTGGTCTTCCTGTGGACAGACGCGCCCGCAGACCGCAGGGAGGCTGTTCGTCTCCTTTAACTTTCTGGCCGCGCCGACGAAATCACCCTCGGCGATAAGCTTTATGAACGCGGGGATGTCGATGCCTACCGGACAGCCCGGCACACACAGGGGCTTCTTGCACTGAAGACACCTAAGGGCCTCTCTCTTCGCCATCTCGGCCGTATAGCCCGTTGGTACCTCGTCCCAGTCCTTCGCCCTTACCTGAGCCTCTCGCTCCGGCATGCTTGTGCGGGGTTGTTTGTGCATGTTTTTAAGATTCTGTTCTTCGTCACATGAAGGGGTGGTGTCGTCTATCATTTCTTCGCCTCCTGGGCCACCTGAGCCCCATGTGTGCTGTTAAACCTGTCGTTCATCTCTTTTTCCTCGTCCGCGTATATCTTCAGTCTTGTCATAAGCTCCTTAAAATCGACCTCATGGCCGTCAAACTCCGGCCCCTCCACGCAACCGAACCTGGTTACTCCCCCTACGGTCACCCTGCAGGCGCCGCACATACCGGTCGCGTCTACCATTATCGGGTTGAGGCTTACCACGGTCTTTATCCCGTACGGCCTGGTGACTTCGCTTACGGCGGCCATCAGGGGAACCGGACCGACCGCCACTACCAGGTCAATTTTCTTACCGTCGTCTATGAGTTTCTTCAGCGCCTGTGTCGGAAAACCGTGAAAACCGCATGAGCCGTCGTCGGTACAGATTACCAGTTCGTGACTTATCGCCTTCATCTCGTCTTCAAACATCAGCAGGCCTTTATTCCGGGCGCTTATCATCGCTATAACGTGATTGCCCGCCTCGTAGAGGGCCTTCGTGATGGACATGCCCAGGGCGGTTCCCAGGCCGCCGCCTATAGATACCACCGTTCCAAACTTTTCGATATGGGTGGGCTGGCCCAGCGGGCCGGCGACGTCCTGCACGTAGTCTCCCGCCTTCAACGTCGCCAACAGTTTGGTGGTGTAGCCCACGGTCTGGAATACGATGGTGATTGTGCCCGCCTCGGAGTCTGAATCATTAATGGTCAGGGGGACCCTTTCCCCGGTCTCATCCACCTTGACCATGACAAACTGCCCCGCCTTCCTCTTCCTGGCGATCCGCGGCGCTTCAATAACCAATCTGTAGATAACTTCGCTGAGTTGTTCTTTTTCTCGCACCTTAAACATTTATTTTGCCCGCGTCAAATCTGTTGAATGTTCAGTAGAAACAAAAAGAGCAACCCGTATAGAATCATAAATAAATCACCTGGGTTGCTTCATCAGGT
This genomic window from Candidatus Bathyanammoxibius amoris contains:
- the thiS gene encoding sulfur carrier protein ThiS — its product is MRLIINGETETHPDGMTVQELLDSLGIGERPVAVELNRKVLPSGKLKEQPLKEDDSLEIVTFVGGG
- a CDS encoding thiazole synthase, whose translation is MGKTPAKEAQEDTLRLGKYEFTSRLFVGTGKYPSMEVMREALEVSGAEVVTVAIRRLKLKDRPKESLLDYIDTNRYTILPNTAGCYNADEAVRTAHLARETGISEMVKLEVLADERTLLPDPVGTLEAARRLVKDGFTVLVYTTDDPVIAKKLEDVGVTSVMPAGAPIGSGQGILNKNNIRIILENAKVPIIVDAGVGTASDVAIAMELGCEGVLLNTGIAHAKDPVKMARAMRHACESGRLAYLAGRIPKKLYAKASSPEKDF
- the gltA gene encoding NADPH-dependent glutamate synthase — encoded protein: MIDDTTPSCDEEQNLKNMHKQPRTSMPEREAQVRAKDWDEVPTGYTAEMAKREALRCLQCKKPLCVPGCPVGIDIPAFIKLIAEGDFVGAARKLKETNSLPAVCGRVCPQEDQCEKVCIVAKKWTSVGIGNLERFAADAEREQGEVEIPEKQPPTGYKVAIVGSGPAGLSAAGELVKMGHEAVVFEALHKAGGVLLYGIPEFRLPKAIVGAEVDYLKKLGIKIELDIVIGKLETVDELLNDGFDAVFVAVGAGLPMFMGIPGENLCGVYSANEYLTRANLMKAYDPNYATPLLKRKRIAVVGGGNVAMDSARTSLRMPGTEEVYIVYRRSRDEMPARIEEIKHGEEEGIKFMLLTNPVKILGDDKGWVKAIECLKMELGEPDDSGRRRPVPIKGSEFVLDVDCVIMALGTRPNPLVPMTTTGMEVTAKGTIVVNDETGETTKKGVFAGGDIVTGAATVILAMGAGKDAAKAIDQYVRAKKQG
- the hisF gene encoding imidazole glycerol phosphate synthase subunit HisF yields the protein MLAKRIIPCLDVKGGRVVKGTKFLNLRDAGDPVEVAEFYDREGADEITFLDITASHEERDIIIDVVSATASEVFIPLTVGGGVRNLEDIRRLLRAGADKVAINTAAVKDPELINQSSRRYGSQCIVVAIDAKRAGNERGWEVYVNGGRTPTGVGALEWAREVEKRGAGEILLTSMDCDGTKEGYDYELTSSISEAASIPIIASGGAGRLEHFYDVFTIGKADAALAASVFHYKEYSIHDVKRYLKSKGVTMRL
- a CDS encoding sulfide/dihydroorotate dehydrogenase-like FAD/NAD-binding protein, with amino-acid sequence MFKVREKEQLSEVIYRLVIEAPRIARKRKAGQFVMVKVDETGERVPLTINDSDSEAGTITIVFQTVGYTTKLLATLKAGDYVQDVAGPLGQPTHIEKFGTVVSIGGGLGTALGMSITKALYEAGNHVIAMISARNKGLLMFEDEMKAISHELVICTDDGSCGFHGFPTQALKKLIDDGKKIDLVVAVGPVPLMAAVSEVTRPYGIKTVVSLNPIMVDATGMCGACRVTVGGVTRFGCVEGPEFDGHEVDFKELMTRLKIYADEEKEMNDRFNSTHGAQVAQEAKK